From one Pseudobdellovibrionaceae bacterium genomic stretch:
- a CDS encoding M20/M25/M40 family metallo-hydrolase encodes MLSVLRMAVIFGLLILASTSWGLANQVEKAEADQFLTGLHQLTLSGSRSGEGYFRLDGNYMVFQSERDVDNPFYQIYLMNLVSGETKRISPGHGKTTCSWVHPLEEKVLYASTHLDKEAKAKQKDEFKQRAEATKRRYAWDYDENYDLFVSDFNGKRTKRLTKEKGYDAEASYSYDGKWIVFASNRSGYAEKLSEQDAKIFKVDPSYEIDLYIMRFDGKDVKRLTTSKGYDGGPFFNADATMITWRRFAPDARSAEVFVMNRDGSGEKQLTKFGAISWAPYFHPSGDYLIFSSNLGGGHNFELYLVRTDGQGKVVQVTNNEGFDSLPVFSPDGQRLAWTATRAQEGKAQIFMADWDDSAARKALGLGVAPIPAHQLRVEVDRQGFESHVRYLSAPELAGRLTGSKGERLAGDYIAKTFGHLALKPIKGQKDFFHGFDFTARVEMAAENKMAMNFRGQQVSLVANKDWLPLNFSANADLLGGAAVFAGYGIRAPKTDEFEGYNSYADLDVKDKWVVVFRFLPEKADSKTRQHLSRYSTLRDKAMVARDLGAKGLILVSGPNSKVKNELIPFEGNEVSGSMSLPVISVTRDVAKKLMARTREKLNTYQTELDTGKTIKSIDLNEISLAGRIALTRIKSEGRNVVAVLPGKSSEAVVIGAHYDHLGQGHKMNSLARPEEANKIHAGADDNASGVAGVLEIAAQLQNQVQTTGKKLYHDVVFVLWSGEELGTLGSNRFIKDFVEAKKLKVHSYVNMDMIGRMNKKLIVQGLGSSPDWFSILEQVSANKHLPLALQADPYLPTDSTPFYLAKIPTINFFTGAHEDYHSPRDVADKVNFEDATRIVSLVGDLTHSLAQERKSLQYAEVAVKKGEGTRRLRIYIGTIPNYADDSGKGMPINGVKKGGPAEKAGIQAGDVVVEMGGHKIENIYDYTNALDHLKIGEKTKVTVKRKSQLVQLWIVPESRN; translated from the coding sequence ATGTTGTCTGTGTTGAGAATGGCAGTGATCTTTGGTTTGTTGATTTTGGCTTCCACATCTTGGGGATTGGCCAACCAGGTGGAAAAGGCGGAGGCAGACCAGTTTTTGACTGGCCTCCACCAGTTGACACTTTCTGGGAGTCGCAGCGGTGAGGGATACTTTCGCCTAGACGGAAACTACATGGTCTTCCAAAGTGAAAGGGATGTCGATAATCCGTTTTATCAGATTTACTTAATGAATCTTGTCTCTGGCGAAACCAAGCGCATCTCTCCCGGCCACGGTAAAACCACCTGCTCCTGGGTTCACCCGCTCGAAGAAAAGGTTCTCTATGCCTCCACCCATTTGGACAAAGAGGCTAAGGCCAAGCAAAAGGACGAGTTCAAACAAAGAGCCGAGGCCACGAAGCGACGCTATGCCTGGGACTATGATGAGAACTATGATCTTTTTGTTTCAGATTTTAACGGTAAACGCACCAAACGTCTGACCAAAGAAAAGGGTTACGACGCCGAAGCCTCTTACTCCTACGACGGTAAGTGGATTGTCTTTGCTTCGAATCGCAGCGGCTATGCGGAAAAGCTCTCTGAACAGGATGCCAAAATTTTTAAGGTAGACCCGTCCTACGAGATTGATCTCTACATCATGCGCTTTGATGGCAAGGATGTGAAAAGGCTCACTACATCCAAGGGATATGATGGGGGTCCCTTCTTTAATGCCGACGCCACGATGATCACTTGGCGCAGGTTTGCCCCCGATGCCCGTAGTGCTGAAGTCTTTGTGATGAATCGCGATGGGTCGGGCGAAAAACAGTTAACAAAATTTGGTGCGATTTCCTGGGCGCCGTATTTCCACCCCAGTGGGGACTATTTGATTTTCTCCAGTAATCTGGGCGGCGGGCACAACTTTGAACTCTATTTGGTGAGAACTGATGGACAGGGCAAGGTGGTGCAAGTCACAAACAATGAAGGCTTCGATAGTCTGCCGGTGTTTTCGCCCGATGGACAGAGGCTGGCTTGGACGGCAACAAGGGCTCAGGAAGGCAAGGCCCAGATTTTTATGGCTGATTGGGATGATTCTGCGGCTCGCAAAGCCTTGGGGCTGGGAGTGGCGCCGATCCCGGCTCATCAGTTGAGGGTAGAGGTCGACCGCCAGGGGTTTGAGTCCCATGTTCGCTACCTGTCTGCACCAGAGTTGGCCGGTCGCTTGACGGGATCAAAGGGTGAGCGCCTGGCTGGTGATTACATTGCCAAGACCTTTGGTCATTTGGCTCTTAAACCAATTAAAGGTCAAAAGGACTTTTTCCATGGCTTTGATTTTACCGCACGGGTGGAAATGGCGGCGGAGAACAAGATGGCGATGAACTTTCGTGGTCAACAGGTGTCTTTGGTGGCCAACAAGGATTGGTTGCCACTGAACTTTTCGGCGAACGCGGACTTGTTAGGTGGTGCGGCCGTTTTTGCCGGCTATGGCATTCGGGCCCCGAAGACCGACGAATTTGAAGGGTACAATTCCTATGCTGACCTAGATGTGAAAGATAAATGGGTTGTCGTCTTTCGCTTTTTGCCCGAAAAGGCTGACAGCAAGACGCGCCAGCATCTGTCTCGCTATTCAACCTTACGGGATAAGGCCATGGTGGCGCGTGACCTGGGTGCAAAGGGCCTGATCCTCGTGAGTGGTCCCAACTCCAAAGTCAAAAATGAGCTGATTCCTTTTGAGGGCAACGAAGTTTCCGGCAGTATGAGTTTGCCGGTGATTTCTGTCACCCGGGATGTGGCCAAAAAACTGATGGCCCGCACCAGGGAAAAACTGAACACCTACCAGACTGAGTTGGATACAGGCAAAACCATTAAATCTATTGACCTCAATGAGATCAGTCTGGCGGGAAGGATTGCACTCACGCGCATCAAGTCCGAAGGGCGCAATGTGGTGGCAGTTCTACCCGGCAAGTCCTCTGAAGCCGTGGTCATCGGTGCCCATTACGATCACTTGGGCCAGGGGCACAAGATGAATTCCTTGGCCCGACCTGAAGAGGCCAATAAAATTCATGCAGGAGCGGATGACAATGCCTCGGGTGTCGCCGGAGTCTTGGAAATAGCCGCTCAATTACAAAATCAAGTTCAGACGACAGGCAAAAAGCTATATCACGACGTTGTCTTTGTTTTGTGGTCCGGGGAGGAGCTGGGAACACTGGGTTCCAACCGCTTCATTAAGGATTTTGTTGAGGCTAAAAAATTAAAGGTCCACTCCTATGTGAACATGGACATGATTGGTCGCATGAACAAGAAGCTGATCGTCCAGGGACTTGGCTCCAGTCCCGATTGGTTTTCCATTTTGGAGCAGGTGAGTGCCAATAAGCATTTGCCTTTGGCTCTCCAGGCCGACCCCTATTTGCCGACGGACTCAACGCCCTTTTACTTGGCAAAGATTCCCACCATCAACTTTTTCACCGGCGCCCATGAGGACTACCACAGCCCTCGGGATGTTGCCGACAAGGTGAATTTTGAAGATGCCACCCGCATTGTTTCCCTGGTTGGAGACCTGACCCATTCTTTGGCTCAGGAGCGCAAGAGTCTCCAGTATGCCGAAGTGGCGGTCAAAAAGGGTGAGGGAACCCGCCGCTTGCGTATCTATATCGGTACTATCCCCAACTACGCCGACGACAGTGGCAAGGGAATGCCGATCAACGGAGTTAAAAAGGGTGGCCCTGCTGAGAAGGCGGGAATCCAGGCGGGAGACGTGGTGGTTGAAATGGGTGGACACAAGATTGAAAATATCTACGACTACACCAATGCTTTGGATCACCTCAAAATTGGCGAGAAAACCAAGGTAACGGTAAAGCGCAAAAGCCAGCTCGTTCAGCTTTGGATTGTGCCCGAAAGCCGCAACTAG
- a CDS encoding PAS domain S-box protein, whose product MEQPYSQAYRAYLWAQYRVLMTCLVFGIGWVVFAEYLVTPETFGAEFYVWLDKYSHWMLILLTSLLAYFFVHQQRNRHHKLQHILSRDAKRFHAIIQNVPNMVFVTDLRANITYMNRTLPQLTLDDVIGRNVFEFADPDDHEVIRAAIRKALETGEPVYYEAGNPRDFGEAWYAVQIQPLFAAGKIHNLAFFLTDITDRKRAEDALRESEARYRDVASNIPNMMVYQFVLTAGGDFKMPFVSSKSYEMFGVTPEEAQEDVETLLCLVHPEDAEVFYQSIADSAKHMSIWAHEFRVCLDKGNTVWIRGTSTPRRLENGDILWNGVLVDSTQEHQDKAHREELEKQLQHAQKMEALGTLAGGIAHDFNNFLQIITMSLELAQQNIKKPDQALQYLERALATSSRGRHLIRQILTFCRNEEVERKSFDLSSAITDFLQMIRATAPPTTRFNYQIEPRLSIYGNMTQFHQILINLCTNSFYALKEKGGSINIHLSSVSVSDKEAESLGLATGAYAELVVEDDGKGMTPEQVNRIFDPFYTTKPVGQGTGLGLSVVHGVIRSHGGHIQVRSELGQGTQFRILLPLVQLPDTSAEQSLMSPTPGRGQWVLVIEDESDLLDLETSMLEGMGYNVIKASTGKKALQVFQELGDKIELVISDNSLPGISGLEVFRELRKLNHQIPLVLTSGLGEEELRQESQLASVQVDHYLPKPFTHQELGETLQRILPTYSPAHPTP is encoded by the coding sequence ATGGAACAACCGTATAGCCAAGCATATCGGGCCTATCTGTGGGCCCAATACCGAGTCTTAATGACCTGTCTTGTGTTCGGCATTGGCTGGGTGGTCTTTGCCGAATACCTGGTCACTCCTGAGACCTTTGGTGCTGAGTTTTATGTGTGGCTGGATAAGTACAGCCATTGGATGCTGATTCTGCTGACCTCTCTGTTGGCCTATTTTTTCGTCCACCAACAGCGCAACCGACACCACAAACTTCAGCATATCCTATCCCGCGACGCCAAACGCTTTCATGCCATTATTCAAAACGTCCCCAACATGGTCTTTGTCACCGACTTGCGGGCCAACATCACTTACATGAACCGCACCCTTCCGCAGCTGACCCTTGATGATGTGATTGGCCGCAACGTTTTTGAATTTGCCGATCCAGATGATCATGAGGTGATTCGTGCGGCGATTCGCAAGGCCCTGGAGACCGGTGAGCCCGTCTACTACGAGGCCGGCAACCCCAGGGATTTTGGTGAGGCTTGGTATGCCGTGCAGATTCAACCCTTGTTTGCTGCGGGGAAGATTCATAATTTAGCTTTCTTTCTTACCGACATTACAGATCGGAAACGGGCCGAAGACGCTCTGAGGGAAAGTGAAGCCCGCTATCGTGATGTGGCGTCTAATATTCCCAACATGATGGTCTATCAGTTTGTGCTGACCGCAGGTGGCGATTTCAAGATGCCATTTGTGAGCTCTAAATCTTACGAAATGTTTGGCGTTACACCAGAGGAAGCACAGGAAGACGTCGAAACCCTATTGTGCTTGGTACACCCAGAGGATGCTGAGGTTTTTTACCAAAGCATTGCTGATTCAGCCAAACACATGTCCATCTGGGCTCATGAATTCCGTGTCTGCCTGGACAAGGGAAACACCGTTTGGATTCGCGGAACCTCCACTCCCCGAAGGTTGGAAAACGGCGATATTCTTTGGAACGGAGTGCTTGTCGATTCCACCCAAGAGCATCAGGACAAAGCCCATCGGGAAGAGTTAGAAAAACAGCTCCAACATGCGCAAAAGATGGAGGCTTTGGGTACGCTCGCAGGCGGTATAGCCCACGACTTCAACAACTTCCTGCAGATCATCACCATGTCCTTGGAGCTGGCCCAGCAGAATATTAAAAAACCGGATCAAGCTCTTCAGTATTTGGAGCGAGCCCTTGCCACCTCCTCCCGGGGTCGCCACTTGATTCGTCAAATTTTGACCTTCTGTCGCAACGAAGAAGTAGAAAGAAAATCTTTTGATCTCAGTTCTGCCATCACTGACTTCCTGCAAATGATTCGGGCGACGGCTCCGCCCACGACTCGGTTCAACTATCAGATTGAACCAAGGCTATCTATTTATGGGAACATGACCCAATTCCACCAGATCCTGATTAACCTCTGCACCAATTCCTTCTACGCTCTGAAGGAAAAAGGGGGCAGCATTAATATCCATCTGTCTTCGGTAAGCGTCAGTGACAAAGAAGCGGAATCCCTAGGCCTTGCCACTGGAGCCTATGCTGAACTTGTGGTTGAAGACGACGGAAAGGGCATGACTCCCGAGCAGGTGAACCGTATCTTTGACCCATTTTATACCACAAAACCAGTGGGCCAGGGAACGGGACTGGGGTTGTCCGTGGTTCATGGAGTGATTAGATCCCATGGTGGCCACATCCAGGTTCGTAGCGAGTTGGGCCAGGGAACTCAGTTCCGCATTCTTTTACCTCTTGTACAACTCCCTGATACAAGTGCCGAACAGTCGTTGATGAGCCCAACCCCCGGAAGAGGCCAATGGGTTCTGGTGATTGAGGATGAGTCGGACTTGCTTGATTTAGAGACTTCCATGCTCGAAGGCATGGGCTACAACGTGATTAAAGCTTCCACTGGAAAGAAAGCCCTTCAGGTCTTCCAGGAACTGGGTGACAAGATCGAGCTCGTCATCAGTGACAACTCACTGCCCGGCATCAGCGGCCTGGAAGTATTTCGCGAGCTGAGAAAACTCAACCATCAAATCCCGCTGGTGTTGACATCAGGACTAGGAGAAGAGGAGCTGCGGCAAGAAAGCCAGTTGGCCTCGGTCCAAGTCGACCACTACCTGCCTAAGCCCTTCACCCATCAGGAGTTAGGCGAAACTTTGCAGCGCATTCTGCCGACCTACTCCCCAGCTCATCCAACGCCATAA
- a CDS encoding ChaN family lipoprotein gives MRLLGLFILAIGVAVSAQAYDNNQIYTGDTLQPVTLTEALAQVTPGTIVIVSEFHDHEPHHRHQVEVLKELKRAGAPGVSLGMEFFEYTKQHVLDAFMTGSLQEGDFLKQIGWGGNKWANYREQVLFPLSAGGTSWALNAPRAVTGKVARTGISSLTPEEAALLPPNWSLGNDLYYERFKAVMGDGHIPEEALLRYFTAQSLWDETMSWRAVDFVRQNPDQVLVILVGDFHAVYGGGLADKIHQRGWNQILTIGQVSLEGATPQEQDEIMKPHPVYGKRADYIWVGDR, from the coding sequence GTGAGACTATTGGGTCTATTTATTCTTGCTATTGGAGTGGCCGTTTCTGCACAAGCCTATGACAACAATCAGATCTACACCGGAGACACTCTTCAACCCGTGACCCTTACTGAGGCTTTGGCACAGGTGACCCCTGGCACCATCGTCATCGTCAGTGAATTTCATGACCATGAACCCCACCACCGCCACCAGGTCGAAGTCCTTAAGGAACTCAAAAGAGCCGGCGCCCCAGGGGTGAGCTTGGGAATGGAGTTTTTTGAGTACACCAAGCAACATGTTTTGGACGCCTTCATGACCGGTAGCCTGCAAGAGGGGGACTTCCTCAAACAAATCGGTTGGGGTGGCAACAAGTGGGCGAACTACCGTGAGCAGGTGCTTTTTCCCCTCTCGGCGGGTGGAACCTCTTGGGCCCTCAATGCCCCTCGCGCAGTGACCGGCAAGGTCGCACGAACCGGCATCAGCAGTCTGACCCCTGAAGAGGCGGCGTTGCTTCCTCCAAACTGGAGCCTGGGTAACGATCTCTATTACGAACGCTTCAAAGCCGTCATGGGCGACGGGCATATACCTGAAGAGGCTCTACTTAGATACTTCACCGCTCAAAGCTTGTGGGATGAAACCATGTCCTGGCGAGCGGTGGACTTTGTTCGCCAGAATCCTGACCAAGTGTTGGTGATTTTGGTCGGCGACTTCCACGCTGTGTATGGTGGAGGCCTTGCCGACAAGATTCATCAGCGTGGTTGGAATCAAATTTTGACAATTGGCCAAGTCAGTCTCGAGGGAGCCACTCCCCAAGAGCAGGACGAGATCATGAAACCTCACCCCGTATATGGAAAGCGGGCTGATTACATTTGGGTAGGTGATCGTTAA
- a CDS encoding fructosamine kinase family protein → MKSKLEDLLNKRILNLAPVSGGCIAQSYRVSCEDGTQFFVKTHNQDSPRLFACEAHGLSELAKAEAVLVPLPIGNSKDFLILPFIETSSPKSGFWREFGIQLAHLHKYKADEYGFYEDNFIGSTPQSNRPHKSWLDFFWQERLLVQLHLLEQNGLADNEIRQGMKRLESRLPQLLGEPEFPSLLHGDLWSGNFMCTAANDPVLIDPAVYYGDREADLAMTRLFGGFHGDFYSGYEEVFPLREGSEDRVDLYNLYHVLNHLNLFGSNYYGQAVNLLGKL, encoded by the coding sequence ATGAAGTCCAAACTTGAGGATCTGCTCAACAAAAGGATCCTCAACCTGGCGCCTGTCTCTGGCGGCTGTATTGCTCAGTCTTATCGGGTGAGCTGTGAGGACGGAACTCAGTTTTTTGTGAAGACCCACAATCAAGATTCACCCCGACTCTTTGCCTGCGAGGCCCACGGACTCAGTGAACTGGCCAAGGCCGAAGCAGTACTTGTTCCTTTGCCGATCGGTAACTCCAAGGATTTTTTGATTTTACCTTTCATTGAAACCTCCTCTCCGAAATCCGGATTTTGGCGTGAGTTTGGTATTCAACTGGCCCACCTTCACAAATACAAGGCTGATGAGTATGGCTTCTATGAAGACAATTTTATCGGCTCAACCCCTCAGTCCAATCGCCCTCACAAATCTTGGCTAGATTTTTTCTGGCAAGAGAGACTTCTCGTTCAACTTCATCTGTTAGAACAAAACGGCCTCGCCGATAATGAGATTCGCCAGGGAATGAAACGTCTGGAATCTCGTCTCCCCCAACTGCTTGGGGAGCCGGAATTCCCCAGCCTCCTGCACGGTGATCTTTGGAGTGGGAATTTCATGTGTACCGCCGCCAACGACCCGGTTTTGATAGACCCGGCCGTTTACTATGGGGATCGGGAGGCTGACCTCGCCATGACCCGACTGTTTGGCGGATTTCATGGCGACTTTTACTCAGGTTACGAGGAGGTTTTTCCACTGCGCGAAGGATCTGAGGACAGGGTTGATCTTTACAATCTCTACCATGTCCTGAACCATCTCAATCTCTTCGGCAGCAATTACTATGGCCAAGCAGTAAACCTACTTGGCAAACTCTAA
- a CDS encoding low molecular weight phosphotyrosine protein phosphatase has product MVRVLFVCLGNICRSPAAEGIFISMVEQAGLTDRITIDSAGTSAHHVGEPADGRMQTHARDRGYKLPSLARQFDHNKDFDRFDYIVTMDEYNYSDIIDLAPNRDYHNKVRPLVQFCRIHNVPRVPDPYYGGDDGFRLVLDILEDGCTELLEEIKKEMKI; this is encoded by the coding sequence ATGGTACGAGTCCTCTTTGTTTGCTTAGGAAACATTTGTCGCAGTCCAGCCGCCGAGGGGATTTTTATTTCCATGGTGGAACAAGCAGGCCTCACCGATCGGATTACCATCGATTCCGCTGGGACTTCCGCCCATCATGTGGGTGAGCCCGCTGATGGACGCATGCAAACCCATGCCCGCGACCGGGGCTATAAACTTCCCAGCCTGGCCCGACAGTTTGACCACAATAAGGACTTTGATCGATTCGATTATATCGTCACCATGGACGAGTATAATTACTCGGACATTATCGATTTGGCTCCCAACCGGGACTACCACAACAAGGTGCGCCCTCTGGTGCAGTTTTGCCGTATTCATAACGTTCCCCGTGTGCCTGATCCCTATTATGGCGGGGACGACGGTTTTCGCCTGGTCCTAGATATCCTGGAAGACGGTTGTACCGAGCTTCTTGAGGAAATAAAAAAAGAAATGAAGATATGA
- a CDS encoding helix-turn-helix transcriptional regulator, whose product MSATSVITVPFHERLRSLRKAKGLTMREMARRVGVPETTYREWEVGRAIQGEPYVRMSEALGVSLSELLTGHRPDQAKLLVEIETMEEGLRQLKNKLNAML is encoded by the coding sequence ATGTCAGCTACATCCGTAATTACCGTACCATTTCATGAGCGACTGCGTTCGCTCAGGAAAGCAAAGGGACTCACCATGCGCGAGATGGCTCGCCGGGTTGGAGTACCAGAAACTACCTACAGAGAGTGGGAAGTGGGCCGCGCCATTCAAGGTGAGCCCTATGTCAGAATGTCCGAAGCCCTTGGGGTCAGCCTGAGCGAGCTATTGACCGGACATCGTCCTGATCAAGCCAAACTCCTTGTAGAAATCGAAACCATGGAAGAGGGCCTTCGCCAGCTTAAGAACAAACTCAACGCGATGCTCTAG
- a CDS encoding DNA-binding protein — translation MVIEGQNGQLMVIVEKGQNLVETLTSVAKEFKLKGGRISGVGAVEHVELGYYELHEKSYIRKTFSEGDFELISLNGNITLKGGEPYVHVHTSIGDKNFQVYGGHLFEAVVAVTVEVHIIPLGAMPERLPNADIGLDLVCGIRDQD, via the coding sequence GTGGTCATTGAAGGACAAAACGGACAGCTCATGGTGATCGTCGAGAAGGGACAAAACCTGGTGGAAACTCTCACCTCCGTAGCTAAAGAATTTAAACTCAAGGGCGGCCGCATCTCAGGAGTTGGCGCAGTTGAACATGTGGAGCTTGGCTATTATGAACTCCACGAAAAATCTTACATCCGCAAGACCTTTTCCGAGGGTGATTTTGAACTGATTTCCCTAAATGGCAACATCACTCTTAAAGGTGGCGAGCCCTATGTCCACGTTCACACCTCGATTGGCGATAAGAATTTTCAAGTCTATGGAGGCCATTTGTTTGAAGCCGTAGTGGCTGTTACCGTAGAGGTTCACATTATCCCTTTGGGTGCCATGCCCGAGCGCCTACCGAATGCAGACATCGGTTTGGACTTGGTTTGCGGTATTCGCGATCAGGATTGA
- a CDS encoding YhdH/YhfP family quinone oxidoreductase codes for MKPFRSFRVYESDGKICGRLEATELEQLDPGNVVIQSHYSSINFKDALGATGAGKILRRFPMVAGIDVAGQVLRSEDPRYKVGQEVLVTGCGLGEDHDGGYSEVVRVPGDWVVPIPEGLTTKEAMILGTAGFTAALCLHRMEQNGQASDQGPIVVTGASGGVGLLATQILSQVNYRVLAVSGKSDSHKLLKDMGAIEVLEPGELDLGSRPLEKARWAGAIDNVGGDLLSGLIPHIDLWGNIACVGMAGGHSLKATVFPMILRGVSLLGISSTNCPMPLRQTLWKRLAQEWKPHALQQTLSKTVTLDNLEEGFASILQRKNWGRILVDCRAQDN; via the coding sequence ATGAAACCCTTTCGTAGTTTTCGCGTTTATGAATCGGATGGCAAAATCTGCGGGCGCCTTGAGGCCACTGAACTTGAACAGCTGGATCCTGGAAATGTGGTGATCCAGTCTCATTACTCCAGTATCAACTTCAAAGACGCTCTGGGTGCGACGGGGGCGGGTAAGATTTTGCGTCGCTTCCCCATGGTGGCCGGAATCGACGTGGCGGGACAAGTCTTACGCAGTGAGGACCCTCGGTATAAAGTCGGACAAGAAGTGCTCGTCACCGGCTGTGGCCTGGGCGAAGACCATGATGGTGGGTATTCCGAAGTCGTCCGCGTCCCTGGAGATTGGGTCGTTCCCATCCCCGAGGGACTGACGACAAAAGAGGCCATGATCTTGGGAACAGCCGGCTTCACTGCCGCCTTGTGCCTCCACCGCATGGAACAAAATGGCCAGGCTTCTGATCAAGGACCCATTGTAGTAACTGGTGCCTCCGGAGGAGTGGGGCTATTGGCCACCCAGATCCTGAGTCAAGTGAACTACCGAGTCCTTGCGGTGAGCGGAAAGTCTGATTCCCACAAGTTGCTCAAAGACATGGGAGCGATTGAGGTCTTAGAGCCAGGCGAGCTCGACTTAGGCTCGCGCCCCCTAGAAAAAGCCCGCTGGGCCGGTGCCATCGACAATGTTGGAGGAGACTTACTTTCAGGACTCATTCCTCACATCGATTTGTGGGGCAACATTGCCTGCGTCGGCATGGCGGGAGGGCACTCCTTAAAAGCGACTGTATTCCCCATGATTCTTCGCGGAGTTAGTTTACTAGGGATCAGTTCCACCAATTGCCCTATGCCCTTGCGTCAAACTCTCTGGAAACGCCTGGCTCAAGAGTGGAAGCCTCACGCTTTGCAGCAGACCCTCAGCAAGACGGTAACCCTGGACAACTTAGAGGAAGGTTTTGCTTCAATTTTGCAGCGAAAAAACTGGGGAAGAATCCTGGTCGACTGCCGAGCACAGGACAACTAA
- a CDS encoding deoxyhypusine synthase family protein, giving the protein MSGPITQFIDTHYRHFNAKTLRWASEAYKEHIDKGGQMLVALAGAMSTAELGKSLAEMIRQGQVHAISCTGANLEEDVFNLVAHDHYKQIRDFRSLTKEDEHQLFLEGYNRVTDTCIPEDKAFKVIHKHFVQIVKDAEANDERLFPHELFYRLFDTKKLEGSFQVDPKNSWLYAAWEKKLPIYVPGWEDSTMGNHVAASCLDGTFKSPRTIKSGLEYMMSLSEWYRGATKQSSIGFYQIGGGIAGDFPICVVPMLEKDLLLEDVRKWGYFCQISDSTTSYGSYSGAFPNEKITWGKLTKETPSFIIESDATIVAPLMFAYILGW; this is encoded by the coding sequence ATGAGTGGACCGATTACCCAGTTCATCGATACCCACTATCGACACTTTAATGCAAAAACCCTGCGTTGGGCGTCCGAGGCCTACAAGGAGCACATCGATAAGGGCGGACAGATGCTGGTGGCCCTTGCCGGTGCCATGAGCACAGCAGAACTGGGTAAATCCTTGGCCGAAATGATTCGTCAGGGGCAGGTACACGCCATCTCTTGTACCGGAGCCAATCTGGAAGAAGATGTTTTTAATCTTGTCGCCCACGATCACTACAAACAAATTCGCGACTTCCGCAGTCTGACCAAAGAAGACGAACACCAACTTTTTCTGGAAGGCTACAATCGGGTCACCGACACCTGCATTCCTGAAGACAAAGCTTTTAAGGTGATTCATAAACATTTTGTTCAAATTGTTAAGGATGCCGAGGCTAACGACGAGCGCCTCTTCCCCCATGAACTCTTTTACCGTCTGTTTGATACAAAAAAACTAGAAGGATCATTTCAAGTAGATCCAAAAAACTCCTGGCTCTACGCTGCCTGGGAAAAGAAGCTACCGATTTATGTTCCCGGCTGGGAAGACTCCACTATGGGTAATCACGTGGCGGCCTCTTGCTTAGACGGAACGTTCAAAAGCCCGCGAACCATTAAAAGTGGCCTGGAGTACATGATGTCCCTTTCAGAGTGGTACCGAGGAGCTACAAAGCAGTCCAGCATTGGATTTTATCAAATCGGTGGGGGCATTGCGGGAGACTTCCCCATTTGTGTTGTTCCCATGTTGGAAAAAGATTTGTTGCTCGAAGACGTTCGCAAGTGGGGTTACTTCTGTCAAATCAGTGATTCCACCACCAGCTATGGCTCTTATTCAGGAGCCTTTCCCAATGAGAAAATCACTTGGGGAAAACTCACCAAAGAAACTCCCAGTTTTATCATCGAGTCCGATGCGACCATCGTTGCGCCATTGATGTTTGCCTATATTTTGGGCTGGTAA